One segment of Cutaneotrichosporon cavernicola HIS019 DNA, chromosome: 4 DNA contains the following:
- the ADE2 gene encoding uncharacterized protein (Phosphoribosylaminoimidazole carboxylase), translated as MAPKKTVGILGGGQLGRMLTHPAALLGIPLLILDKGGYTPAKQTLLAPPGTTHPDGAFTSEEHIRELAKTCDVLTVEIEHVNADVLAAVVNEGLCDVQPSPATIRLIQDKYIQKEHLAAAGIPVAPFKALTNPSTDDVRDLAATLGLPMMLKARTLAYDGRGNAPLKSTDDKAISDALAFLGDRPLYAEGWAPFVKEVAVMVVRNTAGEVRSYDAVETVHRDSILRVCSAPLRADGAAMRGVNVRARQLAERAVATLDGAGVFGVEMFLLPDGSLLLNEIAPRPHNSGHHTIEACNTSQYENHLRAILALPLGDTSLRVPAAAMVNVLGVDGNMGPVEQMADDALAVPGATVHLYGKAESRKARKMGHITVTGSSDAEVQSRVRTLLSQQPDLDQKFIDSVAPPSVAGHSHTAPLVGIIMGSDSDLPTMLPATKILDKFGVPYELTITSAHRTPDRMVTYARSAASRGLRAIIAGAGGAAHLPGMVASETSVPVIGVPVKASVLDGVDSLYSIIQMPRGIPVATVGINNSTNAALLAVRILGTSVPSWQRETEGYQHALEQEVLGKADVLENMGWDQYVKDVLKK; from the exons ATGGCACCAAAGAAGACTGTCGGCATCCTGG GCGGTGGCCAGCTGGGCCGCATGCTCACGCACCCCGCCGCGTTGCTGGGTatccccctcctcatcctcgacaagggcgGATACACCCCGGCCAAGCAGACCCTGCTCGCGCCCCCTGGCACGACCCACCCCGACGGAGCCTTCACCTCGGAGGAGCAcatccgcgagctcgcAAAGACGTGCGACGTCCTCACCGTTGAGATCGAGCACGTCAacgccgacgtcctcgccgctgtCGTCAACGAGGGTCTCTGTGATGTCCAGCCCTCGCCAGCCACCATCCGCCTCATCCAGGACAAGTACATCCAAAAAGAGCACCTCGCGGCTGCCGGCATCCCCGTAGCCCCCTTTAAGGCGCTCACCAACCCTTCGACTGATGACGTTCGGGACCTCGCTGCCACCCTCGGCCTGCCGATGATGCTCAAGGCACGCACGCTCGCCTACGATGGCCGCGGTAACGCGCCTCTGAAGAGCACAGACGACAAGGCCATCTCTGACGCCCTCGCgttcctcggcgacagACCGTTGTACGCAGAGGGCTGGGCGCCAttcgtcaaggaggtcgcAGTCATGGTCGTGCGCAACACGGCCGGCGAGGTCCGCTCGTACGATGCAGTTGAGACGGTGCACCGCGACAGCATCCTGCGTGTGTGCTCTGCTCCGCTGCGCGCGGACGGCGCGGCGATGCGTGGCGTCAATGTTCGtgcgcgccagctcgctGAGCGTGCCGTCGCCACCCTTGACGGTGCCGGAGTGTTTGGCGTCGAGatgttcctcctccccgacgGCAGCCTGTTGCTCAACGAGATCGCGCCCCGGCCTCACAACTCTGGCCACCACACCATCGAGGCCTGCAACACCAGCCAGTACGAGAACCACCTCCGTGCTATCCTCGCCTTGCCCCTCGGCGACACCAGCCTCCGCGTTCCGGCCGCCGCGATGGTCAACGTCCTCGGTGTCGACGGCAACATGGGCCCTGTCGAGCAgatggccgacgacgcgctcgccgtcccTGGCGCCACCGTGCATCTCTACGGAAAGGCTGAGAGCCGCAAGGCGCGCAAGATGGGCCACATCACCGTCACTGGCTcgagcgacgccgaggtccaGTCGCGCGTGCGCACCCTGCTCTCGCAGCAGCCCGACCTGGACCAGAAGTTCATCGACTCGGTCGCTCCTCCCTCGGTGGCCGGTCACAGTCACACCGCGCCGCTTGTTGGGATCATCATGGGCTCGGACTCTGACTTGCCTACCATGCTCCCCGCCACCAAGATCCTCGACAAGTTTGGCGTGCCCTACGAGCTGACGATCACCAGCGCCCACCGCACCCCTGACCGCATGGTGACGTACgcgcgctcggccgcgagcCGCGGCCTCCGCGCCATCATCGCaggcgcgggcggcgcagcCCACCTTCCCGGCatggtggcgagcgagacgaGTGTGCCGGTTATCGGCGTGCCCGTCAAGGCGTCCGtgctcgacggcgtcgacagcCTGTACTCGATCATCCAGATGCCCCGCGGCATCCCTGTCGCCACCGTCGGCATTAACAACAGCACCAACGctgccctccttgccgtGCGCATCCTCGGCACCTCGGTGCCCTCGTGGCAGCGCGAGACCGAGGGATACCAGCACGCTCTTGAGCAGGAGGTgctcggcaaggccgacgtcctcgagaacATGGGCTGGGACCAGTACGTCAAGGACGTGCTCAAAAAGTAG